Genomic segment of Truepera radiovictrix DSM 17093:
GGCGCCCAAAAGCGCCCCCAGCAGGAGCCCCACGAGGAGCGTGGCGAGCCAGTTCCAAGGGGCGCCCGCGGGGAAGAGGTCGACTTGCAAGACCGCCATGACCATCCCCAAAAAGCCCAGCAGCGAGCCCACGGAGAGGTCGATCTGCCGCGTGACGATGACGAACACCATACCGGTGGCGATGATGCCGACGACGCTCGTCTGCACGGCCAGGTTCCAGAGGTTGCGCGCGGTCAAAAAGGTGCCCCCCGTGAGCACGTGAAAGAGCAGCCAGATGGCCAGCAGCGCCCCTACCATGCCGAGCAAGCGGGTGTCGAGCTCGAGCGCCCGCAAAACCCCGCGCGCGCGGGCGGGCGCGCGGCGGGGTCGTTTGGTTGGGGTGGAGATCATGCGGTGAGACCGCCCGGCGCCCCTTACTGGCAGGCGCTCGGGGCGTTTTCGGGGTCGACGCCGGCGCAGACGGTGTCGCGGTCGACCCAACCGGCGTCGATGACCACCTCGAGGTTGTCGCGGGTGATGGGGATGGGCTCGAGCAAGATCGCGTTCATCTCGACGCCGCGCGGGCCGTCGCTCCAGGTGGTCGCCCCCTCGATCTCGTCGAGGGCGGCGCCTTGGGCGAGCGCCACGGCGATCTCGGCGGCGGCCCGCCCGAGTTCGCGGGCGTCTTTCCAGACGCTCACCGTCTGCGTACCCAGCGCGATGCGGTTAAGGGCCGCGTGGTCGCCGTCTTGGCCCGAGACCGGGATGCCCTCGAGCCCCTGCGCCGTGAGCGCCGCGACGACCCCGCCCGCCGTGCCGTCGTTCGAGGCGACGACCGCGTCGACCTCGTTGTTGTTGGCGGTAAGGATCTGCTCGGTGTTGCGCTGCGCGTTCTCGGGAAGCCAGCCGTCGGTGTACTGCTCACCCACGACGGTGATGTCGCCGCTGTCGATGGCGCTCTGCAGCACCTCGAGCTGCCCCTGGTGCAAAAAGTCGGCGTTCGGGTCGGTGGGGCTCCCCTTGATAAAGACGTAGTTGCCCGTGGGTTGCACGTCGTAGACCGCTTGCGCTTGCAGGCGCCCGACCTCGACGTTATCGAAGGTGAGGTAGAAGACCCCGGGGTCCTCGATCAGCCGGTCGTAGGCGACCACCGGGATCCCCTCCTGCGCGGCGCGCGAGACCGCCGGCAAGATGGCCTCGTTGTCCTGAGCGAGGATGATAAGCGCGTCCACGCCGCGCGTAATGAGGCTCTCGACGTCGGCGAGCTGCTTTTCGGGTGAGCTCTGGGCGTCGGCGCTCACGTACTGCGCGCCGAGCGCCTCCAGCGTTTCCCGGATCGCCGCCTCGTCGGTGCGCCAGCGCTCCTCCTGAAAGTTCGACCAGCTCACGCCGACAGTCTGTGCGGCGGCCACCGCACCGAAGACAAACACACCCAACACCCCGAGTCGCTTCACGACCTACTCCTTTCGCGCCCCTAGAGCGCCGTAGCGCCGGCTCGGGGCGGCAAGTATGCCCAACGCCTTAGAGCAGGGGATGCCCAGCTGTCGCCAAAGTAGCTCAACTGTACGGGTCGGCGAAAAGCTTGTCAAGACGCCTAAAAGCGCGCGTGCAGTGCTGACGCGCGCCAAAGCCCGCGGGCTAGAGCGACCACGCCCCCAGCGACAAGCCGGTCAGCGCGCGCAGCGCCTGAACGTCCTCCTGGAGCATGGCGGTGAGTTCGGCGCGCAGCGCCGGGGTGACCTGCGGCGTCTTGATAGGCGGGCCAAAGACCCACGGGGCGTTGCGCTCGAGCCAGTAGACGCCGCGCAGTTTGCGCGCGACCATCCAGTTTTTGAGCGGGCTGCGGCGCCGGGTCGCGGCGGCGGGCATCGTCGCGGAGGCTTTTGTAAAGCGCGAGTCCTCGTAGGTGGGGTCGACGCCTAAAAAGGCGAAGACCTCTTGCAGGGTGCCGAGCGGGTCGCGGTAGAGCTCTTCGAGCACGACGACCTTGATCTGGCTCGGGTCGTAAAAGCGCCGGTACTGCTCGAGCTGGAAGTGGTAGAGGCTCGAGACCAAGTAGCGGTTGTTCTTTCGCTCGAGCATCGCCTCGGCGAAGGGCCGGTGTTCGCGCCCCAGCGAGTAGGAGTGCACGTAGTGCGACACCATCCGTTTGATGGGGTCGCGCACGCAGTAGAGCAGCTTGGCGCCCGGCAAGACCCTGTGCATCCGCTCGGGCACCCCCGCGTAGAGGGGGAAGCGCGTGTAGTTGGGTGAGGACTCGCCGATGACCCGCTTTTTCTCCGGAAAGTGTGACCGGTACCAGGCGAGCCCCTTTGCCCAGTTGTGCTCGGCGACGAAAAAGTTCGTCTCCTTGCGCCGCGACATAAAGACCTCGGGGTGGCAGTCGAGGTACTCGTGCAGGCTCGTGGTGCCGCACTTCATCGCGCCGATGATGACGAGGTTGGGGAGCGTACCGACCGCTTCGGCGCTCGCCGCCTCGGGTCGGTAGGGACGCGCCGGGCGCGCGGGGCGAGGGCGGGTGACGATCGGGCGCACGGGTTGCGGGGGCGACGGAGGGGTCGAGGGACCGATGGGGTGCCGCGCGTTTTTGTCCATGACCCTACCTTGCCGCTTGCAACTTGCGGTGCGCTTGCGGTAACCCCGGCCTCGGTTCGGGTGCACCGCCCGCGAACCGGTCGTGAGCGCCCCCTGAGGGCAGTTCCGCGCGGCGTAGCTACCAGCGGCCTCGCGGCGTGCAGGGGGGCGCTTTATGTCAAGGCGCGCCACAAAGCTGAAGCGCGGGGGGCAGGCCCCCGCGCGGCGCGGTCTCGAGGTCTTAAGGGTGAGTTAGTCCTGCGGGGTCGCGCGGTACGTCTCGGCGCGCCAGCCGCCGCCCGAGCCGCCCGTCAGGAAGATCTCGCCGTTGATCTCGTCCGCCACGGCCGACTGCAGCGCGTGCGGCAGGTCGGTGAGCGAAGTCCAGGTGTCGGTCTCGGGGTCGTAGGCGAAGACGTCGGTGATCGGCTTGAGGTGCGCGATCTCGCCGCCGACGACGATGATGCGCCCGCCCATGGCGAAAGTCGAGTTCGAGATGTGCGACACGGCTTTGGGCAGCGGTGCGAGCGTCTCCCAGGTGTCGGTCTCGGGGTCGTAGGCGTGGACGTCGTTTTGCGTCACGAGGTTGTGGTCGTGGTCGTGCTGGCCCGCGACGGCGTAGATGCGGCCGCCGAGCACCGCAGAGCCCATGTGGTTGCGCGGGTTGGGTAGCGGCGCGGCCTCCGTCCAGCTCTGCGCTCCCCCCGCGAGGTCGAGCACGAAGTGCTCGGGGGTGTCTTGGGTGCGCGCGAGGTTGGAGCCGCCGAAGTAGTGCAGACGGCCGTCCAGGTACTCGAGCTGCCCCGCCGAGCGCTCGACCGGGAGGTCGGGGAGGCGCGTGTAGCTGTCTTCGGCGACGTTGTAGCGCCACACCTCTTTGGTGCCGAAGATCTGCCCCGTCCCGCTGTTATTCGCGGTGTAGCCGCCGGCGAAGAAGAAGTCGGTCCCGTCGGTCGCCATGCCCGCGTGGGTGACGCCGCCGTGACCGGTGTTGTTCATCGGCGGCAGCGGCGCGAGCGGCGTCCAGGTGTCGGTCTCGGGATCGTAGACCTGGGCGCGGTCGGTAGGGGTGCAGCAGCGCTTCTCTTTGTCGAAGCCGCCAAACACGTAGAGTTTGCCGTTAAGCGCGCGGCCCTGCGCTTCGGCGACGCCGATGGGTTGCGGCGCGGCGGGGCTCCAGGTGAGGGTGGTGAAGTTGCCGCTCGCCCCCGTGACCGTGACGCTCGGGCCGCTGCGCGAGGTGCTCTCGCCGCCGGCGGCGACGCGCAGGGTCGGGGAGAAGGTGCCCGGCGCCGCGTAGGTGTGTTCTTGGCTGCCGCTCAAACAGGCCTCGCCCTCGAAGGTGTAGTCGGGGGCGCCGTCGCCCGTGACGTCGAGGGTGCAGCGGAGCGCCGAGGCGTCAGCGCCGCGCACGCGCCAGCTAAAGGTGACGGGTTCGCCCGCCGTGGCCGAGAGCGGCGCCGCGTCGAGGGTCTCGATGGTGAGGCCCGCCGGTGGGTCGACGGGGGGGCGGGCGTCGCGCTCGCAGGCGCCGAGCACCCCGAGCAGCGTCAAGGCCGAGAGGGAAAAACCGAGCTTTTTAACATCCGTACGTCTCAACATAGCCCTCCTTAGGTGCATTGTGGCAAGAAACCGGATGAAACGACCGTAACACGTGTCGGCGCCGCTCCCGCGCTCCGGGGTAGGCTAGAGCGGCTCGAGCCACACGTTGCGGAAGCGGACGCGGCTGCCGTGGTCTTGCAGCACCACGGGGCCGTCCTCCGGACCCTCGGGGTCGCCCAGGAGCGTGTGGCGCGGGATCTCGACGTCGTCATGAACCAGCACGCCGTTCCAGCGGACGCTGACGCGGGCGTTTTCGACCTTGCGCCCCCCCGCAAAGCGCGCCGCGCGGAAGGTGATGTCAAAGCGCTGCCAGGTTTCGGGGGGGAGGCTCGCGTTGACGTCGGCGTCTTTAACCCCGTAGATCGCCCCCGCGTCGTCGGCGCCTGTGAGCGTTACCCCGTACGAATCGAGGATCTGCACCTCGTAACGCCCCTGCAGGTAGACCCCGCTGTTGCCCCGCGCTTGGGGGGGGGTGCCTTCGGGGGTCGCGGGGACCCAGAACTCGAGGTGCAGCCGAAAGTCGCCGAAGGTTTCTTTGGTGCGGAGGTTGTTCTCGCTGACGCGTGCTCCCGGCAGCACCTCGAAAGCGCCGTCCTCGACCGGCCAGTTGGCCTCGCCGCCGGCGACGCGCTCCCACGCCTCGAGGTCGCTGCCGTCAAAGAGCACGAGGCGCTCGCCGCGCGCGGCGAGGGGCTGCGAGGCGCTCGCGCTGCCGCCGGCGCCCTCGACGGTGAGCGTCACGGTGTAGTCGCCGGGGGCGGCGTAGCGGTGGGTGACGCGCGCGCCCTCCGCGGCGCTCCCATCGCCGAAGTCCCAGCGCAACGCGCGGCCGGTCGGCGCGTCGTCTGCCTCGAAGACGAAGCTCAAGGGGCCGTCGCCGGGGAGGACGCGGAAGCGCGC
This window contains:
- the xylF gene encoding D-xylose ABC transporter substrate-binding protein; the protein is MKRLGVLGVFVFGAVAAAQTVGVSWSNFQEERWRTDEAAIRETLEALGAQYVSADAQSSPEKQLADVESLITRGVDALIILAQDNEAILPAVSRAAQEGIPVVAYDRLIEDPGVFYLTFDNVEVGRLQAQAVYDVQPTGNYVFIKGSPTDPNADFLHQGQLEVLQSAIDSGDITVVGEQYTDGWLPENAQRNTEQILTANNNEVDAVVASNDGTAGGVVAALTAQGLEGIPVSGQDGDHAALNRIALGTQTVSVWKDARELGRAAAEIAVALAQGAALDEIEGATTWSDGPRGVEMNAILLEPIPITRDNLEVVIDAGWVDRDTVCAGVDPENAPSACQ
- a CDS encoding sulfotransferase family protein, with protein sequence MDKNARHPIGPSTPPSPPQPVRPIVTRPRPARPARPYRPEAASAEAVGTLPNLVIIGAMKCGTTSLHEYLDCHPEVFMSRRKETNFFVAEHNWAKGLAWYRSHFPEKKRVIGESSPNYTRFPLYAGVPERMHRVLPGAKLLYCVRDPIKRMVSHYVHSYSLGREHRPFAEAMLERKNNRYLVSSLYHFQLEQYRRFYDPSQIKVVVLEELYRDPLGTLQEVFAFLGVDPTYEDSRFTKASATMPAAATRRRSPLKNWMVARKLRGVYWLERNAPWVFGPPIKTPQVTPALRAELTAMLQEDVQALRALTGLSLGAWSL
- a CDS encoding Kelch repeat-containing protein, with the protein product MLRRTDVKKLGFSLSALTLLGVLGACERDARPPVDPPAGLTIETLDAAPLSATAGEPVTFSWRVRGADASALRCTLDVTGDGAPDYTFEGEACLSGSQEHTYAAPGTFSPTLRVAAGGESTSRSGPSVTVTGASGNFTTLTWSPAAPQPIGVAEAQGRALNGKLYVFGGFDKEKRCCTPTDRAQVYDPETDTWTPLAPLPPMNNTGHGGVTHAGMATDGTDFFFAGGYTANNSGTGQIFGTKEVWRYNVAEDSYTRLPDLPVERSAGQLEYLDGRLHYFGGSNLARTQDTPEHFVLDLAGGAQSWTEAAPLPNPRNHMGSAVLGGRIYAVAGQHDHDHNLVTQNDVHAYDPETDTWETLAPLPKAVSHISNSTFAMGGRIIVVGGEIAHLKPITDVFAYDPETDTWTSLTDLPHALQSAVADEINGEIFLTGGSGGGWRAETYRATPQD
- a CDS encoding family 16 glycoside hydrolase → MWPLTLFPLRPSRLALGALALGALLSACERATPVPGVVIQSFEAASETLNVGQTLRLTWRTEGASACTLEVTPVAGGAPAGTTYEPDNCAQGSLDHPTTDAGRFEATLSALGAAGGRAERSLTFEVVGDADGDLEAPTARFRVLPGDGPLSFVFEADDAPTGRALRWDFGDGSAAEGARVTHRYAAPGDYTVTLTVEGAGGSASASQPLAARGERLVLFDGSDLEAWERVAGGEANWPVEDGAFEVLPGARVSENNLRTKETFGDFRLHLEFWVPATPEGTPPQARGNSGVYLQGRYEVQILDSYGVTLTGADDAGAIYGVKDADVNASLPPETWQRFDITFRAARFAGGRKVENARVSVRWNGVLVHDDVEIPRHTLLGDPEGPEDGPVVLQDHGSRVRFRNVWLEPL